DNA sequence from the Deltaproteobacteria bacterium HGW-Deltaproteobacteria-2 genome:
ACTCCTCAGACTCCCCTGACAGAAAAACTCTCCGAGTATGTGGAATCAGGTAAAATGAAAGCCGAATACATTCCGGTTGAAAGCGAACATTCGGCTCTGGCCGTGTGCATTGCCGCATCATCAGCCGGAGGAAGATCCTTTACCGCCACCAGCGCCAACGGGCTGCTCTATATGCACGAACAGGTTCAGTGGGCGGCAGGCGCCAGACTTCCCATTGTAATGTGCGTTGTTAACCGCGCGGTAGGCGCTCCATGGAATGTCTGGAATGATCAGCAGGACTCGATTTCACAGCGAGACACCGGTTGGATGCAGATATATTGCGCTGACCATCAACAAATTATTGACTCGGTTATCAAAGCCTATTGGCTCGCGGAGAAGGTAAGCATCCCGATTATGGTCTGCTATGACGGCTATATTCTATCTCATACATACATGCCCTTTGATGTGCCGGATCAGGAAAAGGTTGATGCCTTTCTGCCGCCGTTTAAACCGGATTACGCTCTGAATCCCGATGAGCCTGCCAATCTCAATACAGTAACTCTTCCTGACGTCCGGCTTGATGTCCGTGGTGAGCTCGCTCACGGATATATGGAAATCAGATATCTGCTTCATGAAGAAATGCGAAAAGCACTTACCGTGGCCGCGGAAGCGGAAAAAAGATTTGCCGGTATATTTGGCCGGGGCGGCAACCCTTATATAGAACCTTATCTTTGTGATGACGCAGAATATATTGCTGTGGGATTGGGTTCTCTGACCTATCAGTTGCGTGTTTGCGTGGATGCCTTGAGAAAAGAAGGCATCAAAGTCGGCGTTATGGGCGTTCGTTTTTACCGGCCATTCCCGGATGTTGCTCTGGCCAACGCTCTGAAAGGAAAAAAAGGCGTAATCGTT
Encoded proteins:
- a CDS encoding pyruvate ferredoxin oxidoreductase, with the translated sequence MHIIENGNVAAALGVLLCRANVIAAYPITPQTPLTEKLSEYVESGKMKAEYIPVESEHSALAVCIAASSAGGRSFTATSANGLLYMHEQVQWAAGARLPIVMCVVNRAVGAPWNVWNDQQDSISQRDTGWMQIYCADHQQIIDSVIKAYWLAEKVSIPIMVCYDGYILSHTYMPFDVPDQEKVDAFLPPFKPDYALNPDEPANLNTVTLPDVRLDVRGELAHGYMEIRYLLHEEMRKALTVAAEAEKRFAGIFGRGGNPYIEPYLCDDAEYIAVGLGSLTYQLRVCVDALRKEGIKVGVMGVRFYRPFPDVALANALKGKKGVIVFEKALSYGYEGALFSDLKSALYEHLSGTDALPVVQNFILGIGNREIRTEDLTQHLRAATKGRVAQEPVWIGLKL